GACCTCGGCCACCTCGGCGGCGGGCCGCTGCCACGGCCTGGTCACGGTTCGCCGGTCGGAGGGAGCGACGAGCATTAGCAGTCCTTGGTCAGCGGATGACTCAGCGCCGCCCTACCGGTCACCCCTCGCCACGCTTCTGGCTGCCGAAGCGCAGGAACCCGGTGAGAGCGGCGATCACCACGGCCACGCCGATGCCCAACTCGAGCACCTCACGGCCGGTGCGGAAGTCCACCAGGACCTCGATGAAAGACACAGCGGCGACAAGGACGATCATCGCGATCACCCGGGCCTTGAGATCGTTGAGGTCTTGCATGAGCAGCCACGGGGGAAGTGGCCTCGCCCCGGGCGGATCGACCCGGCTGACGAACAGCTCGTAGAAGCCGATAGCGGCGATGAGCATGGTGGCGCCGATCAGGAACAGGTCTATGACCGTCAGAAAGCCGGAGATGTTGGCCGCCGCCGGCCCCGGATGCTCGATGACGTCTCGCACCGAACGACCGAAGTAGTAGGCGCCGTAGGCGAAGGCGCCCAGCGCCACAGCGACAAGAACGGCCACGGGGATCATCACCAGTAAGCGGGACGCGCCTAGAAGCCGCTCGAAGCCGGTTTCGAACCGAGAGCGGCCGGCGGCCGGCCCGTGCAACTCGGACTTCGGGGTGTCTTCCGTGGGTTCGACCCCAGCGCTTGTGTGCTCGTCGCTACCGGTGGCCATGCCAAGCCTCTACTAGTCGGGGCGATGGTTCGGCCTCCCCGGTCGAAGCCGGAAGGCCCGTATTCGATCGGCACCTTCCTGGGCCTGCCGAGCGAGGTTTCGACCGTGACATGATCCCAGTCTCGGAGGCATCTCCGACCATCTACCAGGGCCAATCGGCCTATCCGGGCACCGGCTACCGGCTGCTCCGAGTTGCCACCGCCCCCACCGGAGCCAGCGGCCTCACAGGTCGGTATAGACACAGAGGCCCAGGAGTCTGTGCGCTTCGATGACCGCGAGGTTGCGGTGAGGTTGTGGTCCCTCGACCCAATGCCCGCTGGTCACCGCGGATACGGCTGGCTAGACGTCCGAGACGGAATCAAGCTGCTGGCGCACTCCCGGCGTGTCCCGGATCACTTCAGCCAGCCGTCCCTCGGCGTGTGCCTGCTCGGCGTCTTGACGCAGAGCCCGCAGACGATCCTCCGCCTCACGCACTTGGCGTTCCTCATCGGCGGTGAGTCGGTGAGAACCTGTCTTGGCCACGCCGCCAGCGTGCCGCGCGCACCGGTGCGAGCCTCGTTAACGCCCGGGTGGCGCATCCCTAATCTGTCCCTACCGCCGCCCTTGCCATCGACCCGCCCGTCGTCCAAGAGCTTCGCGTAGAGCGAGTCGAGGTGGTCGCCCCTGAGGCGACGGAGCGGCATGCGCCCGATCCGCGGGGTGACGTGACTCTCGATGTTTCGCGGGTAGCCGTCCCAGGTGCTTGGTCGAAGGCTGATCTGCTTTCGAGGTAGCGTCGAAGTCGAGGTCACGCCGGCCTCCTAGCGGGCCCGCCCCGCCGACCAACGTGTGTGGGACCTGTGCTCAGCCGGCGGAACAATCCACGGCAATCTCAAGCGCGGCGCAGACCTGCCGCATGCGCTCGTCGGCCAGGCGGCCGAGCCGCTCGACCAAGACAGCCACCGAGACGCTCTCGACAGAATCCAGGTTCACCGCGCACCGCCGTGGCACCGGATCATCACCCGGCTCGAGCACCACCTCGCTGGGCAACCCTCGGATCGTCGTAGTGCACGGCCCGACCAGCGTCCTGCGCAATCGCGGAATGGCGGCATCGCGGGACAGGACCACGACCGGCCTGCGACCGATGCCTGCCAGTTCGCACCACCACAACTCTCCACGGGCGGGAAGCGTGCTCACGACGAGGCTGCAGCATCCCGGAATGACGCCAGGTCGCCCCACTCGTCCGCCTCGCCGAGGGGGTGCTCGGCATATGCCGCATAAGCGGCGTCGACCTCGACTGCACGATGCCGGGCAAGCAGGGCGGTGAGAGCCTCGTCGATCAATACCGCGTCGGTCACGCCCGCCCGTGCCCGTCGGGCCTTGGCCAGGAGCTGCTCGTCGACTGTCGTGCTGACACGAACCCTTGCGATGCCATAAGTATGCCATGAGTATGCTACGCCGGTCCCAGTCCATCGGTCCTGTGGTAGTCCGCAGCCGGATCAGCGCCGGCTCCCCCCACCGAAGGGCAACCAGATAGCCGGGTCCGGAGGCTTGCCGACGAAGCGTTCAGGGTCGAAACGACCGGGCTCCTCGTAGTTCCCCGCCCCCATGTGCACCACCACGCCTTGAGGCGCGGTCATCGGACCCTTCCCTCGGTTGGTCCCCGCCGGCGGCCAGTTCGGCCATGACGAGCCGTTGACGCGTCGGCCAGGCTGTCGAAGAGGGGCGGACCGAACGGACGAATTAGAAGCCTCCCTCGGGGAATCTCAGGTAAGCCACTCCGGAGCAATTCATCCAGGAGGTGCTCCATGCCGGTTCTCATGACCATGCGTGTCGCAGGTGACCCGAAGAAGCTCGAGGAGCAGGGAGTCAACGGTCGCGATGCTCTCGACTCCATCATGGAAAGTGCCAAGAAGCACGGGATCATCGCCCACCGCTTCTACGGCAGCGACGACGGCCAGATCATGGTCGTGGACCTGTGGCCGGACCCGCAGAGCTTCCAGAAGTTCTTCGAGGAGAACGGTGCCCGCATCCAGCCGCTGATCCAGGCCACCGGCGCGCAGGGCGAGCCGGAGGTGACCTTCTGGCACGAGCTGGACATGCCCGACAAGGTCGGCTGGGAGGAGTCAGAGAGCGGGTAGTGACGCCGCCAGCCGGGCGCTGATCAGCGAGCGCTCGCTCGGGTTGGCCGTCAGCTCCAGCGCCGCCGAGTCAGCGGCGGCAGCCTCCGCGTCGCGCCCCAACTCCCGGAGCAACGACGCCCGCGTCGCGTGGAACAGGTGGTACCGGCCGAGCTCACCCGCGAGCGAGTCGACCTCCTCCAATGCTTCCGCCGGACCCGAGGTGTGCGACACCACGACCGCACGGTTGAGCCGGACCACCGGCGGAGGGTCGATCGCGACGAGCATGTCGTAGAGGGCCAGCAGCTGCTTCCAGTCGGTCTCCTCCCAACTGGGCGACTCGCAATGGACCGCAGCGATCGCGGCCTCCAACAGGAACGGACCGGGCCGGCCCATCGCGCCCGCCCGCTCGATCAACGACACAGCGCTACCGATCACCCGCCCGTCCCACAACCCACGGTCCTGCTCGGCGAGCACGACCAGCTCCCCGCCGGCGCCGACACGGGCGTCCCAGCGCGCCACGCTCAGGCGGATCAGCCCCAGCAGAGCCAGAGGTTCGGGCTCGTCGGGCAGGGCGCCGGCGACGAGGCCGGCGAGTCACTCCGCGTCGTCGACCAACTCGCGCCTGGTGCCGGTGTCGCCGG
This region of Acidimicrobiales bacterium genomic DNA includes:
- a CDS encoding YqhA family protein — protein: MATGSDEHTSAGVEPTEDTPKSELHGPAAGRSRFETGFERLLGASRLLVMIPVAVLVAVALGAFAYGAYYFGRSVRDVIEHPGPAAANISGFLTVIDLFLIGATMLIAAIGFYELFVSRVDPPGARPLPPWLLMQDLNDLKARVIAMIVLVAAVSFIEVLVDFRTGREVLELGIGVAVVIAALTGFLRFGSQKRGEG
- a CDS encoding type II toxin-antitoxin system PemK/MazF family toxin, whose translation is MSTLPARGELWWCELAGIGRRPVVVLSRDAAIPRLRRTLVGPCTTTIRGLPSEVVLEPGDDPVPRRCAVNLDSVESVSVAVLVERLGRLADERMRQVCAALEIAVDCSAG